CACGCGTTCTTCCAGGTAATGCGCGATGCGGTCACGCATGGCATTGAAGGCGCGGGCAGCATGGGCAACCTCGCTGGGACCGCCCTCGGTCAGGGAAGAACCCGGCTTGGCCGGATCGAGTGCGTTGGCGGCGGCGGCGAGCGCGCTCAGCGGACGAATTGCGAGACGCACCGCAAACCAGGTGCAGAAGATGAGCAGGACCATCTGGGCTGCGAACAAATATGGCAGCCACTTGGCCAAGGGCATGACCCCGCGCGGTGTCACATCGATTGTCAGCGGAGAGCCATCCGATAGCGTCAAATGACCCTGCAGCCGCATGTGGTCGCCCGGTATGGCTTCCACGCGGATCGGAAACCTTTTGCCAGCCGCCTCATCTATCCGCTGCGCGATCTCCGCGCCACGCCCAGACAAATCTGGAACACCTGGAAGCCCGGGCCCTAAAACAAGGCGGTAGCTGCCGCGGCTGAGGCGATCCAGCCAATCCGCCCGCTCGTTTGTCGGAAGACGGTCGAGAATCGCGATAGAGGTTGACAGATCGCTCTCGAGCGTTCCAAGCATCACGGCCTTGGCCGACATGTAACGCTCGGCAAAAAGAATGCTGAAAGACAGGCCATAAGCGACCGCCAGCCCGGCAAACAGAATCAGAAACAGGCGGGAGCGGAGCGTGCCCGGCCACAAGCGCCAACGAGACCCGCCGCCCCCGCTCATGTCTTGGGTACCGATATTTCAACCGGGACGGAGAACACGTAGCCTTCGGCTCTCACGGTCTTGATATAGGTCGGCTCGCGTGCATCGTCGCCGAGCCGCTGCCGCAGGCGACTGACCAGGAGATCGATAGAGCGGTCGAACAAGTCGGCATCGCGGCCCTGCGTGAGGTTCAGGATCTGATCACGGTTTAGCACGCGTTGGGGATGATCGATGAACACCCGCAGCAGCCTGTATTCGGCACCGCTCAAGGCTATTTCCGTTCCGTCCCGGTCAAGAAGATTCCGGCCGACAGTGTCGAGCCGCCAGTTTCCGAAGGTCAGCACCTGGCCAGCCTCGCTGATCTGCAGGTTCGGCGGCAGCATGCGCGTGCGCCGCAGCACGGCCTTTATGCGGGCCAGCAATTCCCGCGCCGCGAACGGTTTCGGCAAGTAATCGTCGGCGCCCATCTCAAGGCCGATGATACGGTCCATTTCATCGTCGCGCGCCGTCAGCATGATCACCGGTATGGCCTTGTGCTTGCCGGCGCGCAGCTCGCGGCACAGCACCAGCCCGTCATCGCCCGGCATCATGACGTCAAGGACGATCAGGTCGATTGTACCGGCCTCAAGGAAACTGCGCATCTGCCGGCCGTCGGCGGCAACCGTGGTGCGAAGGCCGTTCTTTTTCAGGTAGCTCGACACCAGTTCCCGGATTTCGCGATCGTCATCGACGATCATGATGTGGTCGACATGCTCCATCTGCGGCCTTTCGAACTTCCTTGCTGTGTCGGCATCAGTTTGCGTTTTGGCTGCCGCGAGTAAAGCGGTTTCTCGCGGCAGCCCGGCCATCAGAATTTCGCGACGTCGATGATGGCCTGGGCGAATGCCCTCGGCGCCTCCTGCGGAAGATTATGCCCAACGCCCGCTATGTCTCTGTGTTCGTATCGTCCAGAGAACTTCCTGGCATAGGCTGCTGCCTGCGGGTGGGGCGCGCCATTGGCACCGCCTTCCATGGTAATCGTCGGAATGGCGATGACCGGCCCCGTGGCGAGTTGCTTCTCGAAGGTATCATAGCCAGCTTCGCCCTCAGCGATGCCAAGCCGCCAGCGGTAATTATGGATGGTGATCGCCACGTGGTCGGGATTGTCGAGGGCGGCGGCTGAGCGATCGAAGGTTTCATCGTCAAACTGCCAGGTGGGCGACGCCGTCCGCCAGATCAGCTTGGCGAATTCATGCGTGTTGGCGGCGTAGCCAAGCCGCCCCCGCTCGGTTGCGAAATAGAACTGGTACCACCATGAGAGTTCTGCGGCCGGCGGGAGTGGCTTGCTGTTGGCGGCCTGACTGCCAATGAGATATCCGCTGACAGAAACCATGGCCCGGCAACGATCCGGCCAAAGCGCGGCCATGATGTTGACGGTGCGCGCGCCCCAGTCATATCCACCGAGGATCGCTTTCTGGATGCCGAGTGCATCCATGAAGGCAATCATGTCGACAGCCAGCGCCGCCTGCTGGCCGTTGCGGGGAGTGTCGTCCGACAGGAAGCGTGTCGTTCCGTAGCCGCGCAGATAAGGGATCAGCACCCGATAGCCTGCATCGGCCAGGATAGGCGCGACATCGACATAGCTATGGATGTCATAGGGCCAGCCGTGAACGAGCAGGACGACGGGACCGTTTCCAGGACCTGCTTCCGCATATCCGAGGTCAAGCAGACCTGCCTTAACCTGCTTGATCGCCGTAAAGGACGTGTGTCCTCCCGAGCTGGCTTTGGGCGCGGTCGGGGCCGAGGCGAGTGCCTTCGCATCGGCAACTGCACTCATGCCGAATTCGGCTGCGGCTACGGTCATTGCGGCGATGCCAAAGAAGCGGCGGCGCTGTTGGTTAAAGTCAGGGGACATCGTTCTCTCCGTCTCGATTGATCGTGATGGAAAGAAAACCGCCTGCACGTGTCCCGGATGTGTCCCGTCAGCCCCACATTTGAAATCGGATGTAGCCTGAGGGTCTCTTGATACAGTCTGATACAATCGACGCGACCGCCACGAGGCGTCGCTGGCTATTTGTATCTGACTGTTTTCGAACGCTGCGGTTCTACACTTCGGTACATTTCAGACGAAAACCCGACACATCCAGGATACCTCGCTCCTGCCAGTTGGGTCATGTTTCTGGCCGTGCTCATCGCCGCCCAGAACCCGACCGAACGGTTTCATGGAGACGACGATGACGCTTCTCATCATTGCTTATCTTGGAGGG
The window above is part of the Rhizobium rhizoryzae genome. Proteins encoded here:
- a CDS encoding sensor histidine kinase, producing the protein MSGGGGSRWRLWPGTLRSRLFLILFAGLAVAYGLSFSILFAERYMSAKAVMLGTLESDLSTSIAILDRLPTNERADWLDRLSRGSYRLVLGPGLPGVPDLSGRGAEIAQRIDEAAGKRFPIRVEAIPGDHMRLQGHLTLSDGSPLTIDVTPRGVMPLAKWLPYLFAAQMVLLIFCTWFAVRLAIRPLSALAAAANALDPAKPGSSLTEGGPSEVAHAARAFNAMRDRIAHYLEERVQILAAISHDLQTPITRMRLRADMADDSPEKDKLINDLREIERLVQDGIAYARSSHGNGEKNARIDLASFIDSIAYDYQDTGKAVSVAGIVRGTVLTKPYALRRVLTNFIDNALKFAGSAEIGVERSGEGHIVIAVKDNGPGIPKDKLQAAMQPFYRLETSRNRETGGTGLGLAISQQLAVSLGSEVRIYNRPGGGLVAEVTLP
- a CDS encoding response regulator, with amino-acid sequence MEHVDHIMIVDDDREIRELVSSYLKKNGLRTTVAADGRQMRSFLEAGTIDLIVLDVMMPGDDGLVLCRELRAGKHKAIPVIMLTARDDEMDRIIGLEMGADDYLPKPFAARELLARIKAVLRRTRMLPPNLQISEAGQVLTFGNWRLDTVGRNLLDRDGTEIALSGAEYRLLRVFIDHPQRVLNRDQILNLTQGRDADLFDRSIDLLVSRLRQRLGDDAREPTYIKTVRAEGYVFSVPVEISVPKT
- a CDS encoding alpha/beta fold hydrolase; this translates as MSPDFNQQRRRFFGIAAMTVAAAEFGMSAVADAKALASAPTAPKASSGGHTSFTAIKQVKAGLLDLGYAEAGPGNGPVVLLVHGWPYDIHSYVDVAPILADAGYRVLIPYLRGYGTTRFLSDDTPRNGQQAALAVDMIAFMDALGIQKAILGGYDWGARTVNIMAALWPDRCRAMVSVSGYLIGSQAANSKPLPPAAELSWWYQFYFATERGRLGYAANTHEFAKLIWRTASPTWQFDDETFDRSAAALDNPDHVAITIHNYRWRLGIAEGEAGYDTFEKQLATGPVIAIPTITMEGGANGAPHPQAAAYARKFSGRYEHRDIAGVGHNLPQEAPRAFAQAIIDVAKF